In Armatimonadota bacterium, the sequence CAACCTACACCGCACGCGACAATAACCAGTATGTGCTGCAACTTGCCGCTGACCGAGGCAACGCGGTGACTATGCGCGACGCCTACATGTCTTTCCCCCTGAAGCGCGCCACCAGCCTGGACCAGCCCCTCACCCTGACGGCCGGCCAGTTCAACATTCCGTTCGGATATGAGATTGGCCAGAGCGACACGGATCGCGAATTCCCCGAGCGCAGCCGCGGCGAAGGCATCATTTTCAGCGGCGAACGCGACCGCGGCCTTCAGGTGAACGGCTCACTGGGCAATCGGGCCCTCCAGTACTGGCTCGGCGTCTTCAACGGCGGCGGGATCGGCGATACCGGTCCGACCACCTATGTTGACCAGAACTCCCACAAGGACCTTTCCGCGCGCCTCCTTTACGCTCCGCCAACAGGCACGCTGGAACTTGGCGTATCCGCTTACGCCGGTAAGTCCAACGATCCCAATGGAACATCCACCACGGCGGGCAAAGTGTACAGCGACCACGACCGGACGCGCTATGGCGCCGAACTGCGCTTCTACGGTATTCCCGAAACCGCCATCAAGGGCGAATACGTCGTCGGCAAGCAGTATAACTCCTGGAACAACTCCACGTCCTCCAACTTCGATTCAACCAACTTCCGCTACTGGTACGGGCAGATAACCCGCAACATCGGGATGAAAACGGCCGTCGCCGTTCGCTACGACAGCTACGACCCTAATACGAACGAACCGATCGCGGGCACCCCGTTGTCCAACTTCGTGGCCATTCCGACGCTGGGCTTCCTGGTTCAGCGCACGATCAACCCCAACACCAAGTTCACGGTGGCTTACGAAATGCCGCGCCTGCCTGATCCCAAGAACGGGACGCCCAGGCCCAAACAGAACCTGCTTACCACTCAGTTCATGTTGAAGTTCTGAGTCGAGCGGGCAACAGAAGGGAAAGATGATGAAAGTCAACAAGATGATGATGGTCGCGGCAGGGTTTGCCGCCCTGACAATACCCGCGGTCGCCGGCGTCACGTTGAAGGGATCCGACACGATTCTGCCGCTGGCCCAGGCGCTGGCTGAACAATACCAGGCCAGTCACAAGAACGCCGATGTTTCGGTTACAGGCGGCGGGTCCGGGGTCGGAATCACCGCGCTGGTCAACGGCAACACCGACATCGCGGACGCCTCGCGGCCGATCCAACCGAAGGAGTATGACCAGGCGAAGGCCAAAGGATTCATCCCGAAGGCGACCCGGGTCGCCAAGGATGGCATCTGCGTCATCACCAATAAGAGCACCGGCGTCAACGAGCTGACCATGAAGCAGATCGGCGGGATTTACTCCGGCCGCATCAGCAACTGGAAGGAAGTCGGCGGACCCAATCTGCGAATCGTCGTTGTCGGCCGCGACTCCTCTTCGGGCACCTATGGCTTCTTCAAGGACACCCTGTTCCCCGGCCAGCCGTACCGGAGCGATATGCTGGCTATGCCGAGCAACAACGCGATCGCCCAGGTCGTCTCCCGCGATGCCGGAGCGATCGGATACATCGGCCTCGCCTACTACGAGAAATGGTCCGGCAAGGTGAAGGCGGTTGCCGTAAAGGAAGGCGCCAAGGCGATCCTGCCCAGCACCGGCACCGTATCCGACGGCTCCTATCCGCTGTTCCGCTACCTGTTCATGGTGACGCGCGGCAGCGCATCGGGCGAAGTAGCCGATTTTCTGAAGTTCGCGCAGAGTTCCGAAGGCCAGAAGATCGTCTCCAAAGTCGGATACGTTCCGCTGAGATAAGCCTCGCTATGAGGGCTGGGGGAAGCACGCCTTCCCTCAGCCCTCGCCTCTCAGCACTCAGCCCTCCGCCCTCAATCCCTCACCCCGATCGCGGCGAGCAGTTTCTCCAGGGCATTGAAGTCCACCGGTTTGACGAGGTGGTGCCGGAAGCCGGCTTCGCGCGATCTTCGCTGGTCGTCCTCCTGGCCGTATCCCGTTAGCGCCACCAGTGTGGCTTTTGGCAGCAGATGGTTCTCGCGGAGGCTCCTCGCGACCTCGTAACCATCTATTCCCTGCAGCCCGATGTCCATCAGCACGACGTCCGCGTCCGATGTCCGAGCGAGGGCCAACGCTGCCTGCCCGTCGTGTGCCAACTGGACCTCATAACCCCACAGCTCCAGGATCTCCGCGAGTGTGCGGGCAACGTCAAGGTTGTCCTCTACGAGCAGGATGCGGCGCCTGGCTGACCCCGTGGAGCGCCCTGGTTTGGCGGGCTGCGGTTGATCCGCCGGAGGCGAGCCCTGCACGGGAAGCCGGATGACAAACTCCGCACCTTTGCCGATACCTTCGCTCCGCGCCGTAACCGAGCCACCGTGCAACTGTACGAGGTTCTTCGCGACGGTCAGTCCGATGCCGAGACCGCGCTGGTCCCGATCCAGCGCCCTGTCCCCCTGCGCGAACAGGTCGAAGACGTTCTCCAGCATGTCCGCCGAAATACCCACGCCTGTGTCCTGAACGCGCACGATGCACTCCGGCCCTTCCCCGTCTACCGTCACCGCGATTCGCCCTCCGGGTTCCGTGTACTTGGCCGCATTGGAAAGGAGATTGGACAAAACCTGCGCCATCCGCACCGGGTCCGCCCAGACATACAACGGCAGTTCCGGCATGCGCACGTCGATCACGTGGCGGCGCGCATTGATCAGAGGCTGGGCGGTCTGGACCGCCTGGCTCACGATCGGGCGAATATCGATGTTTTCGCGTCGCAGTTCGATCTTGCCCTGAGTGATACGGGAAACATCAAGGAGGTCGTCAACGAGTCGGGCCATATGGTGCGTCTGCCGCTCGACGACCTCCAGCGTCCGCTGAAGCGACGGATCCGCGTTGCCATGCAAGCGGATCAATTCTCCCGCGTTCGAGATGGCCGCCAAGGGGTTCCGAAGCTCGTGGCCCAGCATCGCGAGAAACTCATTCTTCGCTGTGTCCGCGAGCTGAACTTTCTGGTACAGCCGTGCGTTGTCAACCGCAACGGACGCCCGTCTCGCGAGCTCGGTGGCCAGTTCTCGATCCGATTCCGTGAAGATGCGCTCCGACTCCGACGCCATGAAGGAGATGACGCCAAAGACCCGGCCGCGGGCTCGCAGCGGCACGGAAATCGCCGACAGCGGGTTGACGATGTGCCAGGCGTCTCGAAGACTGTCGTTGGCTTCAGCGGCGGCGACATCCGCATCCGTAATCTGCGGGCGAATGAGTGGGACGCCGGATTCGAGCACCGCCCGGACGGGGTGCGGAACGTGAGGAGGGGTCACGGCACTTCGCGCCAGTTCCTTCAGCGCCCGCTCTTTATCCGGATCGATATGGGCAAACGAGGTGATGTGGATGGCGTCCGCGTCATCCACCGTGTGAATAGTGCAGCAGTCCGCAAGGAACGGGACAGCGATGCGGGTCAGGTTATCCAGTGTCGTCGAGTAGTCCAGCGACGTCGCGAGCGTTTCGCTGGCTTCGACAAGGAATCGCAACGCCTGTTCGGCCCTCGTGCGCTCGGACATGTCCACCATCGAGCCGATCATCCGGATGGCGCGGCCCTGCGAGTCCCGCATGATATAGCTGCGGTCGAGGATGCTCGCCCACGTACCGTCCCCCCTCCGAAATCGGTATTCGCCGGACCAGTACGACCCGCCGCCGTTTACGGTCTGCCAGACCTGCTCTACAATCTGCTCACGGTCGTCCGGATGCGTCCCTTCGAACCACCACCGGCCATCGAGACTCGCGCTGCCGGGAGGATACCCGAGGACGGTTGTAACGGCGTTGCTGTGATGCAGCTTCCCCGTGAGCAAATCCCAGTCCCAGATAATATCATTGGTCGCGCGCTCCACGAGGCTATAACGCTCTTCGCTCTCTCGAAGCGCCTGCTCCGCCAACTTGCGCGCAGTGATGTCGATATTGACTCCGCGGACGCCCGCTTTGGAGCCATCTTCATCGTAGATGACGACGGATGTCGCCTCGATCCACACAACGCGGCCATCGCTGGCGATGCAGCGGAACTGGCTGACACCCCCATTCCCCGAGTTATACGAATCCCAGGCTTCACGCTGCGCTCGCTCGCGGTCGTCAGGGTGAACCAGGGTCACCCAGAAACCGTCCGGATCCAGCCATACGGCCGGCGGGTAGCCCAGCAAGCCTTCCGCGAAGGCGCTGACATAGTTGATCCGCTGCCGAGATTCGTCGGGCTCGTTCCAGAATTCCCACACGATCGCCGGCACCCGCTCCAGGAGGTTGTCGAGCCTTTGCCGCTCTTTTCGAATCTGGTCAAACAGGATGCGGACGCCTTCTTCGGCGCGAGTCCGTTCGGTTACATCTTGCACGACCACAAACCGGGCGGGGCGGCCGGCATGGACGATACTGTGCGACGTAATCTCGACATCGAGGACACTACCGTCCTTGCGGCGATGGCGCCACTCGCCCTGCCGGATCGTTCTGGGATCGGTCGATGAGACGACCTTGAGCATGGCGGGAACGTCTTCGGGGGGGCGGATATCAGCGATGGTCATGCCCAGGAGCTCATCGCGCGTGTAGCCATACAGCCGGACCGTCGCTTCGTTCACCGACACAAACCGGAGCGATTCCTGGTCGTAGACGAACATCGGCGACGGGCTGTCGGCGAAGAAACGGGAGAACGGCCCTTCGGAGGCAGCGGAGACTTCGGTTTTTTGGGAATCGGATTGATCCATAGGTCACCCTTGGGTTCGCGGATGACACAGCCCTCCACTGGACGCCAAACCCCGATTGCCGCGAACGCTCTATTGCGTTCCATGATAGGCCAGCCCGGTCACTCGGTCAACACGATAGAGTCATACATTGGGCCTATAATGGAACAATCGAACTGCGCAGGCTGATGAAGGGTACAGGAAGTATGAACTCCCAGCCGTTCCTGAATATCGCACTGGACGCCGCCGGCCTCTCCGCCCCGCTTGGGCACGATATCCGCTGGCTAGATGCCGCACTGGGAGATGTCCTGACCGAACACGAAGACCCATCGGTGATGCGAGTCGCGAGGGGTTTGTATGCATGCGAGGACACGGGCGACCCCGGCACTCTTCTCTCGCGAATCCCGGAGCTCAGGGACCCGATCACCGTCCAACGGGTGCTTCGCGCGTTCACGGTCTTCTTCCAACTCCTGAACACCGCGCAGCAGAAAGAGATCGTCCGGGTGAACCGCGAGCGCGAAGCACACGCGGGAGTGGCCCCTCGCCCCGAGTCAATCGCGGACGCAGTCCGTGTGCTCGCCGAAGCCGGTGTATCCGCCCAGGAGATGCAGGCTACTCTCCTCAGGACCGATATCTGCCCCACCCTGACCGCCCATCCAACCGAGGCGCGCCGGCGGTCGGTGCTCGACAAGCTGCAGGCCGTCGCCGAGGCGCTCGCGGTGGAAGCGGGAGCGGACAGGCTATGGTCCGGACCGCTGGCGGCTCACGGACAGGCGGAGAGCGACCTGCGCCGCGCGCTCACGGAACTCTGGCAGACAGACGAACTCCGGTCCACTCCCCTGACTGTCGAAGACGAGGTTCGGAATGTGCTCTATTACCTCGAACACACGATTCTGGACGTCGTGGCGTGGCTGCATGAGGACGTCAAAGCTGCCCTGACCCGATACTATCCCGGCGGAGCCTTCGAGATCCCGCCGTTTCTGACGTACCGATCGTGGGTTGGCGGTGATAGAGACGGCAATCCGAACGTCACCGCCGACGTGACCTGGCGAACCCTTCTGAGCCATAAACGGGTGGGCCTGGGGGCGTGGAGGCAGCGATGCGCCGCTCTTCAGGGCGAGCTGACGCAAAGCCTGCGCCAAACGCCGGTCTCACCGGAGCTGCTGGATTCCATTGCGTCCGACCGGG encodes:
- a CDS encoding porin; its protein translation is MRKYATIAALTLGAALFRPALAQTSDVAPDHWAYKAVQDLASKGLVLGYPDGKFLGPRTLTRYEMAAIVKRVVDRLENKPEPTTPAVTPTTPAPPPPSASPEDLAEVRRLVEEYKTELTVLGTDLAGIKTRLDDQDGKLTALEEAINDPEGPVQATATDVAGLKKLAITGFTQFWGQTRSDSKSGIQPGGVQGNYDGFVMRRARLKATYTARDNNQYVLQLAADRGNAVTMRDAYMSFPLKRATSLDQPLTLTAGQFNIPFGYEIGQSDTDREFPERSRGEGIIFSGERDRGLQVNGSLGNRALQYWLGVFNGGGIGDTGPTTYVDQNSHKDLSARLLYAPPTGTLELGVSAYAGKSNDPNGTSTTAGKVYSDHDRTRYGAELRFYGIPETAIKGEYVVGKQYNSWNNSTSSNFDSTNFRYWYGQITRNIGMKTAVAVRYDSYDPNTNEPIAGTPLSNFVAIPTLGFLVQRTINPNTKFTVAYEMPRLPDPKNGTPRPKQNLLTTQFMLKF
- a CDS encoding PstS family phosphate ABC transporter substrate-binding protein, which encodes MMKVNKMMMVAAGFAALTIPAVAGVTLKGSDTILPLAQALAEQYQASHKNADVSVTGGGSGVGITALVNGNTDIADASRPIQPKEYDQAKAKGFIPKATRVAKDGICVITNKSTGVNELTMKQIGGIYSGRISNWKEVGGPNLRIVVVGRDSSSGTYGFFKDTLFPGQPYRSDMLAMPSNNAIAQVVSRDAGAIGYIGLAYYEKWSGKVKAVAVKEGAKAILPSTGTVSDGSYPLFRYLFMVTRGSASGEVADFLKFAQSSEGQKIVSKVGYVPLR
- a CDS encoding PAS domain-containing protein, translating into MDQSDSQKTEVSAASEGPFSRFFADSPSPMFVYDQESLRFVSVNEATVRLYGYTRDELLGMTIADIRPPEDVPAMLKVVSSTDPRTIRQGEWRHRRKDGSVLDVEITSHSIVHAGRPARFVVVQDVTERTRAEEGVRILFDQIRKERQRLDNLLERVPAIVWEFWNEPDESRQRINYVSAFAEGLLGYPPAVWLDPDGFWVTLVHPDDRERAQREAWDSYNSGNGGVSQFRCIASDGRVVWIEATSVVIYDEDGSKAGVRGVNIDITARKLAEQALRESEERYSLVERATNDIIWDWDLLTGKLHHSNAVTTVLGYPPGSASLDGRWWFEGTHPDDREQIVEQVWQTVNGGGSYWSGEYRFRRGDGTWASILDRSYIMRDSQGRAIRMIGSMVDMSERTRAEQALRFLVEASETLATSLDYSTTLDNLTRIAVPFLADCCTIHTVDDADAIHITSFAHIDPDKERALKELARSAVTPPHVPHPVRAVLESGVPLIRPQITDADVAAAEANDSLRDAWHIVNPLSAISVPLRARGRVFGVISFMASESERIFTESDRELATELARRASVAVDNARLYQKVQLADTAKNEFLAMLGHELRNPLAAISNAGELIRLHGNADPSLQRTLEVVERQTHHMARLVDDLLDVSRITQGKIELRRENIDIRPIVSQAVQTAQPLINARRHVIDVRMPELPLYVWADPVRMAQVLSNLLSNAAKYTEPGGRIAVTVDGEGPECIVRVQDTGVGISADMLENVFDLFAQGDRALDRDQRGLGIGLTVAKNLVQLHGGSVTARSEGIGKGAEFVIRLPVQGSPPADQPQPAKPGRSTGSARRRILLVEDNLDVARTLAEILELWGYEVQLAHDGQAALALARTSDADVVLMDIGLQGIDGYEVARSLRENHLLPKATLVALTGYGQEDDQRRSREAGFRHHLVKPVDFNALEKLLAAIGVRD